From one Triticum urartu cultivar G1812 chromosome 3, Tu2.1, whole genome shotgun sequence genomic stretch:
- the LOC125548719 gene encoding salicylic acid-binding protein 2-like has product MHMEACAGQASSAHIVLVHGACLGGWSWFKVATRLRSAGHRVSTPDLAASGVDPRPLREVPTFRDYTKPLLDLLESLPPGEKVVLVGHSLGGVNIALACELFPEKIAAAVFVAAFMPDHRSPPSYVLEKFVEGRTLDWMDTEFKPQDPEGKLPTSMLFGPLVTRAKFFQLCSPEDLTLGRSLMRVSSMFVDDLRLQPPHTEARYGSVRKAYVVFKDDHAIVGAFQRWMVHNYPVDEVMEIDGADHMALLSTPTELARCLAHIAVKYAA; this is encoded by the exons ATGCACATGGAGGCTTGTGCGGGCCAAGCTAGCAGCGCGCACATCGTTCTGGTGCACGGCGCATGCCTCGGCGGCTGGTCCTGGTTCAAGGTGGCGACGCGGCTCAGGTCGGCCGGGCACCGCGTCAGCACGCCTGACCTCGCGGCGTCCGGCGTCGACCCCAGGCCGCTGCGCGAGGTGCCGACGTTCCGCGACTACACCAAGCCGCTGCTGGACCTCCTGGAGTCCCTCCCGCCGGGCGAGAAGGTGGTCCTCGTCGGCCACAGCCTCGGTGGCGTGAACATCGCCCTCGCCTGCGAGCTGTTCCCGGAGAAGATCGCCGCTGCGGTGTTCGTCGCCGCCTTCATGCCGGACCACAGGTCGCCGCCGTCGTACGTGCTTGAAAAG TTCGTGGAGGGGAGAACGCTGGACTGGATGGACACGGAGTTTAAGCCTCAAGATCCCGAGGGCAAGCTGCCCACTTCCATGCTGTTCGGGCCGCTGGTCACTCGTGCAAAGTTCTTCCAGCTGTGCTCGCCGGAG GACCTGACGCTGGGACGATCCCTGATGAGGGTCAGCTCCATGTTCGTGGACGACCTGAGACTGCAGCCACCGCACACCGAGGCCCGCTACGGGTCGGTGCGCAAGGCGTACGTCGTCTTCAAGGACGACCACGCCATTGTCGGGGCGTTCCAGCGGTGGATGGTGCACAACTACCCCGTGGATGAGGTGATGGAAATCGACGGCGCGGACCACATGGCGTTGCTCTCGACGCCGACCGAGCTGGCGCGCTGCCTCGCTCACATCGCTGTCAAGTATGCTGCCTGA